In Bubalus bubalis isolate 160015118507 breed Murrah chromosome 3, NDDB_SH_1, whole genome shotgun sequence, a genomic segment contains:
- the LOC112583767 gene encoding neural Wiskott-Aldrich syndrome protein gives MARSSRRHSPRDQAADRDRRGPAGRGGVSPPPPLGRRLPRLPRPAGEWAAAGPTARRALSAPMLRPRPAARQWPPPGRGRGGSAEALAASVPSLRTPPPPAGTRAANQPPRTCPPQPRARQWVGEDPREPDRMLPMSRRDPSIH, from the exons ATGGCCCGGAGCTCGCGGCGCCACTCCCCGCGTGACCAGGCCGCGGACCGCGATAGGCGCGGGCCggccgggcggggcggggtctcgccgccgccgcccctgGGCCGGAGGCTGCCCCGGCTTCCTCGGCCGGCCGGCGAGTGGGCGGCGGCGGGACCTACTGCCCGCCGGGCCCTGAGCGCGCCGATGCTGCGCCCCCGACCCGCGGCGCGCCAGTGGCCGCCGCCCGGCCGAGGCCGTGGGGGCAGCGCCGAGGCTCTCGCGGCTTCTGTTCCGTCACTGCGGACGCCTCCCCCTCCCGCGGGGACCCGCGCGGCCAACCAACCGCCTCGCACCTGCCCTCCCCAGCCCCGGGCCAGGCAGTGGGTGGGGGAGGACCCGAGAGAGCCAG ACCGAATGCTCCCGATGAGCAGGAGGGACCCGTCTATCCACTAG
- the TLCD3A gene encoding TLC domain-containing protein 3A isoform X4 translates to MLLPLAWGSLFFPGLFGVCTWGLRRARPAWTHHDCVMISTRLVSSAQAVLATGSGIIVIRSCSDVITDRQDQLLATHCRC, encoded by the exons ATGCTGCTGCCGCTGGCCTGGGGCTCGCTCTTCTTCCCGGGGCTCTTCGGGGTCTGCACCTGGGGGCTGCGGCGCGCGCGGCCCGCCTGGACCCACCACGACTGCGTGATGATCAGCACCAG GCTGGTTTCATCAGCACAGGCTGTGTTGGCCACCGGGTCTGGGATCATCGTCATCCGCTCCTGCAGCGACGTGATCACCGACAG ACAAGACCAGCTATTGGCAACACACTGTAGATGCTGA